The sequence CAGAAAATCACAGGAAATCGGCAAACTGCGCGCTGCTTGATCGTCCAGTACCACCTACTCCGGCACTGCAGCACAGCTTTCGAGCGTCGGTCATCAAACAGGTCTTCTGCAAGTCGATTCCCGAAGGTCTCAATCACTGTCCCAGGTTATCGCAACTCGATAATATCTGGCAAGGGTAGGTAGGCTAGACCTGTTCAACGTCCGCTATAATGGTGTGCAGTCCGCTCGCCCCCGCTGGTTGCGGCCGGACGATCTCCGCGATCTGCAGCTGCCCCTTGGTATCCGTCGCGCGGACGACGGTTTGGAATTTGCCTCGTTGAGGCAGTTTCCAGGTATAGCTCCAGATTACCCAGGAGTAGGGTGACATGGGCGGTTCGATCTGGCACTCGTTCCATGTCCGACCGGCGTCGAAGCTCAATTCAACTTTGCTGATGCTGTTGGGCCCGCCGAAGGCGATGCCACGGAACAGTTGTTCTGGCCCGCGGAGTGTTTGATAATGGCCGGGGCTGTCGATGCGTGAAAAGATTTTTATCGTGCCGTCGTCGGTCCAGCCTTTGCGCTGCCAGTAGCCTTGATAGTCACCGGGGTAGACCTCGATCTCGGCGATCCATTTGACATTCTTAATGCCGTAGAGGCCCGGGACGATGAGGCGAATCGGGAAACCGTGTTCCCTCGGCAGTTTTTCGCCGTTCATCAGGAAGGCGAGCATCACATCGTCGCTCATAGCCCGCGTGAACGGAATGCTGTCGTCGTAACCATCGATGCCGCGGAACACCACATCGCGCGCGGTTTCTTCATCGGCACCGGCATCTTTGAGCAGCTTCTTCAGCGAAATGCCTCGCCATGTTGCGTTCCCCATGCTGTCGCCGCCCGGCAGCGTATCGATACACATGAGTGTCGAGACTTGATCATAGGAGTCGCGGTTGAGAATATCGCGCCAGCCGAGTGACATCGGCTGCTTTACCTCTCCCTTGATGTGCAATTTCCATTGTTCGATGTTCACGTCACGCGTCATGGAGACGGCGCCATCGGCGTAATTCACGACATAGAATTTTGACGTCGGGGTGAAGTAAGTGGTTTCGCGCGGTGGCACCGCGAACATGCGGCCGAAGACTCCGCCGACCGCGTCACAGCCTCCGGTCAGGCCGGCGACTGTGCCGAGACCCAGCGCTTTCAATATGGTCCGTCGTCGCAGAGCGAATGATGTTGGGTCATTCGACATGACGCCAAATTATACACGGAAATGGGCCTTGACTCCTGTAAAATGCCTTGCTATCTTACCGCCGTTAGTTGGTTGCTGTGTCCTACCTGTTGACCGCGCCTGACGGCGAGTCACGGTGCGGTATCAGAGGGAAACTACCCGAAGCAGAGTGCCTCGAGCGGGTCCCTTGACACGCGTCTATGCACGGAGTAAAGTGCACGGCTCGCGTGTTCGTTTCTATCGTTCTTTGACAACTGAATAGAGAATGTTGAGCAATGGTGTAAGTGTATTGAAGTGGTGGCCCTTGGTCCAAATTCTAAGAACACCTTTATGAGAGTTTGATCCTGGCTCAGAAC comes from Nitrospirota bacterium and encodes:
- a CDS encoding molybdopterin-dependent oxidoreductase; this encodes MSNDPTSFALRRRTILKALGLGTVAGLTGGCDAVGGVFGRMFAVPPRETTYFTPTSKFYVVNYADGAVSMTRDVNIEQWKLHIKGEVKQPMSLGWRDILNRDSYDQVSTLMCIDTLPGGDSMGNATWRGISLKKLLKDAGADEETARDVVFRGIDGYDDSIPFTRAMSDDVMLAFLMNGEKLPREHGFPIRLIVPGLYGIKNVKWIAEIEVYPGDYQGYWQRKGWTDDGTIKIFSRIDSPGHYQTLRGPEQLFRGIAFGGPNSISKVELSFDAGRTWNECQIEPPMSPYSWVIWSYTWKLPQRGKFQTVVRATDTKGQLQIAEIVRPQPAGASGLHTIIADVEQV